One part of the Astatotilapia calliptera chromosome 9, fAstCal1.2, whole genome shotgun sequence genome encodes these proteins:
- the dync2i1 gene encoding WD repeat-containing protein 60 isoform X3: protein MYTDKKITKEDTWRPADLRRHIREEERGGDDARRRDGYDRRYRGGESAERRHRDQEKESRREKERLRERESTGRERRDEGRRDRRKEGSQDRRAERGNEREKTRERERFVDVRKYGDDYRENKETRRDLEEKQDRERDKERHRDKEKERLRDRDRHREEDRSKRRDDVNKERKREEQDRELRNDGERRRHKESREGRGAQIEQHHREEKDQHRERHQNEYEDTRNAKEERQRDMKHLEQKEDREYKEEHRKRKEERERRHRERGHHEEKQKHDSEYREHRGEEIRHHRADRELAERDKPKDRRYKEGEDPENKHRERRHKHEADVERKHKERKHREEDDHRDKRSSSGKSHERNVQVDNDEDLADQDYEDDFEKMDYEEDFEELNESTNEDEDEKEPLHPQSGEAKEELSAQRRKEIEAIRRAMDEENERIGTTKSRQSTSKEEEERPKWSRDTEKIQSRASQHGKFIDFVAAKQREVSKKVASKQKKRSTELLRLIDLDFSMTFSLLDLPPVNEYDMYIRNFGNANTKQAYVQCNEDNTDRDIQTEEIEMSEKWTQHPPERSGACGDPNLSKEARDKQRSEMNYDSQRLASFLRSASQVMIVLLEEDQAERKSLEKLSTQSDTLSFSDGSLQLITELPFLYDRQISMLHFSQVQKHTMLSVHMPTTKPNAKHLDSCTIICIWNIWEPSRPQKILVYESEIQCCCFSPGKVTLVFAGTSVGSVVLWDLREQSSNHYSLKMGEEEWTFRQPTFSTDAVLAASGHLSSVTSVEVVPSALAGELRADVPLLASEEESSGLSFQLASLDESGVLNFWVVVELPKGNEAGSPTDLGLRPGGKVKLLHSSSVLAAESLRGSPRDVVKTGPLRTLLLKFLPTDSNHFFIGTNMGLVHHGTSHGLKAPPKFYRFQEVEVQPVDVTSIHFSPFRPHLFLVGCGNGSIRLHAVSHEQPVAQWKNSTAGEPVVSLQWAQTRATVFCVLDAACNLHIWDLLKDDTQPVVTERMSADRVTDMALFGQSGKQNTYSGVALAHESGKIEMQYFKRSLTVSSTAEEEKLLERMTTEAF, encoded by the exons ATGTACACAGATAAG AAAATAACAAAGGAAGACACATGGAGACCTGCAGACCTGAGGAGACACATCAGG gAGGAAGAACGCGGTGGTGACGATGCCAGGAGGCGCGATGGCTATGATAGAAGGTACCGTGGTGGGGAATCCGCTGAGAGACGCCATAGGGACCAAGAAAAGGAGTCTAGACGCGAAAAGGAGAGGCTCAGGGAAAGAGAgagcacagggagagagagaagagatgaAGGGAGAAGAGACAGAAGGAAAGAGGGCTCACAAGATAGGAGAGCTGAGAGAGGAAATGAAAGGGAGAAGACAAGGGAAAGGGAGAGATTTGTAGATGTAAGGAAGTATGGTGATGACTACAGAGAAAATAAGGAGACGAGAAGAGACTTAGAGGAAAAACAGGACAGGGAGAGGGATAAGGAAAGACACAGAGATAAGGAGAAAGAGAGGTTAAGGGACAGAGATAGACACAGGGAGGAAGACCGTAGTAAAAGAAGGGATGACGTaaataaggaaagaaaaagagaggagcAGGACAGAGAGCTTAGGAATGATGGGGAGAGAAGAAGACACAAGGAAAGCAGGGAAGGAAGAGGAGCGCAGATAGAACAGCACCACAGGGAGGAGAAAGATCAGCATCGGGAGAGACACCAAAATGAATATGAAGATACAAGGAATGCCAaggaagagagacaaagagacatGAAGCATTTGGAACAGAAAGAGGACAGAG AGTATAAAGAAGAACATAGAAAAcgtaaagaggagagagaacggaggcacagagagagaggacatCAT GAGGAGAAACAGAAGCACGATAGTGAATACAGAGAGCATCGAGGGGAAGAGATCAGACATCATCGTGCTGACAGAGAGTTGGCTGAGAGGGACAAACCCAAAGACAGAAGGTACAAAGAGGGAGAAGacccagaaaacaaacacagggagagaaGGCACAAACATGAAGCTGACGTGGaaaggaaacacaaagagagaaagcaCAGGGAGGAAGACGATCACAGAGACAAGAGATCATCATCTGGCAAGAGTCATGAGAGGAATGTG CAAGTTGACAATGATGAAGATTTGGCTGATCAGGATTATGAAGATGATTTTGAG AAAATG GACTATGAAGAGGATTTTGAGGAACTGAATGAGAGCACTAATGAAGATGAGGACGAGAAGGAGCCATTGCATCCACAGTCGGGTGAAGCAAAGGAGGAGCTTTCAGCACAGCGGAGAAAGGAGATTGAAGCTATTCGGAGAGCCATGGATGAAGAGAATGAGAGAATTGGAACAACAAAGTCCAGACAAAGTACAagcaaagaagaggaggagaggccTAAATGGTCCAGAG ACACTGAAAAGATCCAGAGCAGAGCCTCCCAACACGGAAAGTTTATCGACTTTGTAGCTGCAAAGCAACGCGAAGTCAGCAAGAAAGTTGCCAGTAAGCAAAA GAAGAGAAGTACAGAGCTGCTTCGTTTAATCGATCTGGATTTTTCCATGACTTTCTCCCTTTTGGATCTGCCGCCGGTCAATGAGTATGACATGTACATCAGAAACTTTGGAAATGCAAACACTAAACAG GCTTACGTTCAGTGTAATGAGGATAACACAGATCGAGACATCCAGACAGAGGAAATAGAGATGTCTGAGAAGTGGACGCAGCATCCTCCGGAGCGCAGTGGAGCATGTGGGG ATCCAAACCTCTCTAAGGAAGCACGAGACAAACAAAGAAGTGAAATGAACTATGATTCACAGCGTCTGGCATCATTTCTTCGCTCAGCCTCACAG GTCAtgattgtcctgctggaagaggATCAAGCTGAGAGAAAATCCCTGGAGAAACTGAGCACTCAGTCAGACACGTTGTCTTTCAGCGATGGAAGTTTACAGCTCATCACTGAGTTGCCTTTTCTTTATG ATCGCCAGATTAGCATGCTGCACTTTTCTCAGGTCCAAAAGCATACCATGCTGTCAGTTCACATGCCCACGACTAAACCCAACGCCAAGCATCTTGACAGCTGTACCATCATCTGCATCTGGAACATCTGGGAGCCATCCAGGCCTCAGAAGATCCTTGTTTATGAGTCTGAG ATCCAGTGTTGCTGTTTCAGCCCTGGAAAGGTCACGCTGGTGTTTGCAGGCACATCAGTCGGCTCTGTGGTGCTGTGGGACCTTAGGGAGCAGTCTAGTAACCACTATAGCTTAAAGATGGGGGAGGAAGAGTGGACATTCAGGCAGCCTACCTTCTCCACTG ATGCAGTGTTGGCCGCCTCAGGCCATTTGTCATCTGTGACCTCTGTAGAAGTTGTCCCCTCTGCActagcaggggagctgagggcaGACGTTCCACTGTTGGCATCCGAGGAAG AGTCATCAGGACTGTCATTCCAGCTGGCTTCTTTGGATGAAAGTGGAGTTTTAAATTTTTGG GTGGTGGTAGAGCTCCCAAAAGGCAACGAGGCAGGCTCTCCAACAGATCTGG GCCTCCGGCCTGGCGGCAAAGTGAAGTTGCTTCACAGCTCGTCCGTCCTCGCTGCTGAGAG TCTCAGGGGGTCACCGCGAGATGTAGTTAAAACAGGGCCGCTGCGCACGCTGCTTTTAAAATTCCTTCCAACAGACTCCAATCATTTCTTTATTGGCACCAACATG GGGCTGGTCCACCATGGAACGAGTCACGGTTTGAAAGCACCCCCCAAATTTTACAGGTTTCAGGAGGTTGAAGTGCAGCCTGTCGATGTCACCTCAATCCACTTTTCTCCCTTCAGACCACACTTGTTCTTG GTGGGTTGTGGCAATGGCAGCATCAGGCTGCATGCAGTCAGCCATGAGCAGCCTGTGGCACAGTGGAAGAACAGTACAGCTGGCGAACCGGTGGTCTCCCTGCAGTGGGCCCAGACCAGAGCGACGGTCTTCTGCGTACTCGATGCTGCATGTAACCTCCACATATGGGACCTGTTGAAAGATGACACACAGCCTGTGGTCACTGAGAGAATGAGTGCTGACAG GGTGACAGACATGGCTTTGTTTGGACaatctggaaaacaaaacacatattcAGGAGTAGCACTGGCACATGAGTCAGGGAAAATCGAAATGCAGTATTTCAAAAGAAGTTTAACTGTGTCCAGCACTGCAGAAGAGGAGAAGCTGTTGGAGAGAATGACGACTGAAGCCTTTTGA
- the dync2i1 gene encoding WD repeat-containing protein 60 isoform X1: MYTDKKITKEDTWRPADLRRHIREEERGGDDARRRDGYDRRYRGGESAERRHRDQEKESRREKERLRERESTGRERRDEGRRDRRKEGSQDRRAERGNEREKTRERERFVDVRKYGDDYRENKETRRDLEEKQDRERDKERHRDKEKERLRDRDRHREEDRSKRRDDVNKERKREEQDRELRNDGERRRHKESREGRGAQIEQHHREEKDQHRERHQNEYEDTRNAKEERQRDMKHLEQKEDREYKEEHRKRKEERERRHRERGHHEEKQKHDSEYREHRGEEIRHHRADRELAERDKPKDRRYKEGEDPENKHRERRHKHEADVERKHKERKHREEDDHRDKRSSSGKSHERNVEVDLVSEQWIPAVKHEADTEEPQVDNDEDLADQDYEDDFEKMDYEEDFEELNESTNEDEDEKEPLHPQSGEAKEELSAQRRKEIEAIRRAMDEENERIGTTKSRQSTSKEEEERPKWSRDTEKIQSRASQHGKFIDFVAAKQREVSKKVASKQKKRSTELLRLIDLDFSMTFSLLDLPPVNEYDMYIRNFGNANTKQAYVQCNEDNTDRDIQTEEIEMSEKWTQHPPERSGACGDPNLSKEARDKQRSEMNYDSQRLASFLRSASQVMIVLLEEDQAERKSLEKLSTQSDTLSFSDGSLQLITELPFLYDRQISMLHFSQVQKHTMLSVHMPTTKPNAKHLDSCTIICIWNIWEPSRPQKILVYESEIQCCCFSPGKVTLVFAGTSVGSVVLWDLREQSSNHYSLKMGEEEWTFRQPTFSTDAVLAASGHLSSVTSVEVVPSALAGELRADVPLLASEEESSGLSFQLASLDESGVLNFWVVVELPKGNEAGSPTDLGLRPGGKVKLLHSSSVLAAESLRGSPRDVVKTGPLRTLLLKFLPTDSNHFFIGTNMGLVHHGTSHGLKAPPKFYRFQEVEVQPVDVTSIHFSPFRPHLFLVGCGNGSIRLHAVSHEQPVAQWKNSTAGEPVVSLQWAQTRATVFCVLDAACNLHIWDLLKDDTQPVVTERMSADRVTDMALFGQSGKQNTYSGVALAHESGKIEMQYFKRSLTVSSTAEEEKLLERMTTEAF; the protein is encoded by the exons ATGTACACAGATAAG AAAATAACAAAGGAAGACACATGGAGACCTGCAGACCTGAGGAGACACATCAGG gAGGAAGAACGCGGTGGTGACGATGCCAGGAGGCGCGATGGCTATGATAGAAGGTACCGTGGTGGGGAATCCGCTGAGAGACGCCATAGGGACCAAGAAAAGGAGTCTAGACGCGAAAAGGAGAGGCTCAGGGAAAGAGAgagcacagggagagagagaagagatgaAGGGAGAAGAGACAGAAGGAAAGAGGGCTCACAAGATAGGAGAGCTGAGAGAGGAAATGAAAGGGAGAAGACAAGGGAAAGGGAGAGATTTGTAGATGTAAGGAAGTATGGTGATGACTACAGAGAAAATAAGGAGACGAGAAGAGACTTAGAGGAAAAACAGGACAGGGAGAGGGATAAGGAAAGACACAGAGATAAGGAGAAAGAGAGGTTAAGGGACAGAGATAGACACAGGGAGGAAGACCGTAGTAAAAGAAGGGATGACGTaaataaggaaagaaaaagagaggagcAGGACAGAGAGCTTAGGAATGATGGGGAGAGAAGAAGACACAAGGAAAGCAGGGAAGGAAGAGGAGCGCAGATAGAACAGCACCACAGGGAGGAGAAAGATCAGCATCGGGAGAGACACCAAAATGAATATGAAGATACAAGGAATGCCAaggaagagagacaaagagacatGAAGCATTTGGAACAGAAAGAGGACAGAG AGTATAAAGAAGAACATAGAAAAcgtaaagaggagagagaacggaggcacagagagagaggacatCAT GAGGAGAAACAGAAGCACGATAGTGAATACAGAGAGCATCGAGGGGAAGAGATCAGACATCATCGTGCTGACAGAGAGTTGGCTGAGAGGGACAAACCCAAAGACAGAAGGTACAAAGAGGGAGAAGacccagaaaacaaacacagggagagaaGGCACAAACATGAAGCTGACGTGGaaaggaaacacaaagagagaaagcaCAGGGAGGAAGACGATCACAGAGACAAGAGATCATCATCTGGCAAGAGTCATGAGAGGAATGTG GAAGTTGACTTGGTTTCTGAGCAGTGGATACCTGCTGTGAAACATGAAGCAGACACAGAGGAGCCT CAAGTTGACAATGATGAAGATTTGGCTGATCAGGATTATGAAGATGATTTTGAG AAAATG GACTATGAAGAGGATTTTGAGGAACTGAATGAGAGCACTAATGAAGATGAGGACGAGAAGGAGCCATTGCATCCACAGTCGGGTGAAGCAAAGGAGGAGCTTTCAGCACAGCGGAGAAAGGAGATTGAAGCTATTCGGAGAGCCATGGATGAAGAGAATGAGAGAATTGGAACAACAAAGTCCAGACAAAGTACAagcaaagaagaggaggagaggccTAAATGGTCCAGAG ACACTGAAAAGATCCAGAGCAGAGCCTCCCAACACGGAAAGTTTATCGACTTTGTAGCTGCAAAGCAACGCGAAGTCAGCAAGAAAGTTGCCAGTAAGCAAAA GAAGAGAAGTACAGAGCTGCTTCGTTTAATCGATCTGGATTTTTCCATGACTTTCTCCCTTTTGGATCTGCCGCCGGTCAATGAGTATGACATGTACATCAGAAACTTTGGAAATGCAAACACTAAACAG GCTTACGTTCAGTGTAATGAGGATAACACAGATCGAGACATCCAGACAGAGGAAATAGAGATGTCTGAGAAGTGGACGCAGCATCCTCCGGAGCGCAGTGGAGCATGTGGGG ATCCAAACCTCTCTAAGGAAGCACGAGACAAACAAAGAAGTGAAATGAACTATGATTCACAGCGTCTGGCATCATTTCTTCGCTCAGCCTCACAG GTCAtgattgtcctgctggaagaggATCAAGCTGAGAGAAAATCCCTGGAGAAACTGAGCACTCAGTCAGACACGTTGTCTTTCAGCGATGGAAGTTTACAGCTCATCACTGAGTTGCCTTTTCTTTATG ATCGCCAGATTAGCATGCTGCACTTTTCTCAGGTCCAAAAGCATACCATGCTGTCAGTTCACATGCCCACGACTAAACCCAACGCCAAGCATCTTGACAGCTGTACCATCATCTGCATCTGGAACATCTGGGAGCCATCCAGGCCTCAGAAGATCCTTGTTTATGAGTCTGAG ATCCAGTGTTGCTGTTTCAGCCCTGGAAAGGTCACGCTGGTGTTTGCAGGCACATCAGTCGGCTCTGTGGTGCTGTGGGACCTTAGGGAGCAGTCTAGTAACCACTATAGCTTAAAGATGGGGGAGGAAGAGTGGACATTCAGGCAGCCTACCTTCTCCACTG ATGCAGTGTTGGCCGCCTCAGGCCATTTGTCATCTGTGACCTCTGTAGAAGTTGTCCCCTCTGCActagcaggggagctgagggcaGACGTTCCACTGTTGGCATCCGAGGAAG AGTCATCAGGACTGTCATTCCAGCTGGCTTCTTTGGATGAAAGTGGAGTTTTAAATTTTTGG GTGGTGGTAGAGCTCCCAAAAGGCAACGAGGCAGGCTCTCCAACAGATCTGG GCCTCCGGCCTGGCGGCAAAGTGAAGTTGCTTCACAGCTCGTCCGTCCTCGCTGCTGAGAG TCTCAGGGGGTCACCGCGAGATGTAGTTAAAACAGGGCCGCTGCGCACGCTGCTTTTAAAATTCCTTCCAACAGACTCCAATCATTTCTTTATTGGCACCAACATG GGGCTGGTCCACCATGGAACGAGTCACGGTTTGAAAGCACCCCCCAAATTTTACAGGTTTCAGGAGGTTGAAGTGCAGCCTGTCGATGTCACCTCAATCCACTTTTCTCCCTTCAGACCACACTTGTTCTTG GTGGGTTGTGGCAATGGCAGCATCAGGCTGCATGCAGTCAGCCATGAGCAGCCTGTGGCACAGTGGAAGAACAGTACAGCTGGCGAACCGGTGGTCTCCCTGCAGTGGGCCCAGACCAGAGCGACGGTCTTCTGCGTACTCGATGCTGCATGTAACCTCCACATATGGGACCTGTTGAAAGATGACACACAGCCTGTGGTCACTGAGAGAATGAGTGCTGACAG GGTGACAGACATGGCTTTGTTTGGACaatctggaaaacaaaacacatattcAGGAGTAGCACTGGCACATGAGTCAGGGAAAATCGAAATGCAGTATTTCAAAAGAAGTTTAACTGTGTCCAGCACTGCAGAAGAGGAGAAGCTGTTGGAGAGAATGACGACTGAAGCCTTTTGA
- the dync2i1 gene encoding WD repeat-containing protein 60 isoform X2 produces the protein MYTDKKITKEDTWRPADLRRHIREEERGGDDARRRDGYDRRYRGGESAERRHRDQEKESRREKERLRERESTGRERRDEGRRDRRKEGSQDRRAERGNEREKTRERERFVDVRKYGDDYRENKETRRDLEEKQDRERDKERHRDKEKERLRDRDRHREEDRSKRRDDVNKERKREEQDRELRNDGERRRHKESREGRGAQIEQHHREEKDQHRERHQNEYEDTRNAKEERQRDMKHLEQKEDREYKEEHRKRKEERERRHRERGHHEEKQKHDSEYREHRGEEIRHHRADRELAERDKPKDRRYKEGEDPENKHRERRHKHEADVERKHKERKHREEDDHRDKRSSSGKSHERNVEVDLVSEQWIPAVKHEADTEEPQVDNDEDLADQDYEDDFEDYEEDFEELNESTNEDEDEKEPLHPQSGEAKEELSAQRRKEIEAIRRAMDEENERIGTTKSRQSTSKEEEERPKWSRDTEKIQSRASQHGKFIDFVAAKQREVSKKVASKQKKRSTELLRLIDLDFSMTFSLLDLPPVNEYDMYIRNFGNANTKQAYVQCNEDNTDRDIQTEEIEMSEKWTQHPPERSGACGDPNLSKEARDKQRSEMNYDSQRLASFLRSASQVMIVLLEEDQAERKSLEKLSTQSDTLSFSDGSLQLITELPFLYDRQISMLHFSQVQKHTMLSVHMPTTKPNAKHLDSCTIICIWNIWEPSRPQKILVYESEIQCCCFSPGKVTLVFAGTSVGSVVLWDLREQSSNHYSLKMGEEEWTFRQPTFSTDAVLAASGHLSSVTSVEVVPSALAGELRADVPLLASEEESSGLSFQLASLDESGVLNFWVVVELPKGNEAGSPTDLGLRPGGKVKLLHSSSVLAAESLRGSPRDVVKTGPLRTLLLKFLPTDSNHFFIGTNMGLVHHGTSHGLKAPPKFYRFQEVEVQPVDVTSIHFSPFRPHLFLVGCGNGSIRLHAVSHEQPVAQWKNSTAGEPVVSLQWAQTRATVFCVLDAACNLHIWDLLKDDTQPVVTERMSADRVTDMALFGQSGKQNTYSGVALAHESGKIEMQYFKRSLTVSSTAEEEKLLERMTTEAF, from the exons ATGTACACAGATAAG AAAATAACAAAGGAAGACACATGGAGACCTGCAGACCTGAGGAGACACATCAGG gAGGAAGAACGCGGTGGTGACGATGCCAGGAGGCGCGATGGCTATGATAGAAGGTACCGTGGTGGGGAATCCGCTGAGAGACGCCATAGGGACCAAGAAAAGGAGTCTAGACGCGAAAAGGAGAGGCTCAGGGAAAGAGAgagcacagggagagagagaagagatgaAGGGAGAAGAGACAGAAGGAAAGAGGGCTCACAAGATAGGAGAGCTGAGAGAGGAAATGAAAGGGAGAAGACAAGGGAAAGGGAGAGATTTGTAGATGTAAGGAAGTATGGTGATGACTACAGAGAAAATAAGGAGACGAGAAGAGACTTAGAGGAAAAACAGGACAGGGAGAGGGATAAGGAAAGACACAGAGATAAGGAGAAAGAGAGGTTAAGGGACAGAGATAGACACAGGGAGGAAGACCGTAGTAAAAGAAGGGATGACGTaaataaggaaagaaaaagagaggagcAGGACAGAGAGCTTAGGAATGATGGGGAGAGAAGAAGACACAAGGAAAGCAGGGAAGGAAGAGGAGCGCAGATAGAACAGCACCACAGGGAGGAGAAAGATCAGCATCGGGAGAGACACCAAAATGAATATGAAGATACAAGGAATGCCAaggaagagagacaaagagacatGAAGCATTTGGAACAGAAAGAGGACAGAG AGTATAAAGAAGAACATAGAAAAcgtaaagaggagagagaacggaggcacagagagagaggacatCAT GAGGAGAAACAGAAGCACGATAGTGAATACAGAGAGCATCGAGGGGAAGAGATCAGACATCATCGTGCTGACAGAGAGTTGGCTGAGAGGGACAAACCCAAAGACAGAAGGTACAAAGAGGGAGAAGacccagaaaacaaacacagggagagaaGGCACAAACATGAAGCTGACGTGGaaaggaaacacaaagagagaaagcaCAGGGAGGAAGACGATCACAGAGACAAGAGATCATCATCTGGCAAGAGTCATGAGAGGAATGTG GAAGTTGACTTGGTTTCTGAGCAGTGGATACCTGCTGTGAAACATGAAGCAGACACAGAGGAGCCT CAAGTTGACAATGATGAAGATTTGGCTGATCAGGATTATGAAGATGATTTTGAG GACTATGAAGAGGATTTTGAGGAACTGAATGAGAGCACTAATGAAGATGAGGACGAGAAGGAGCCATTGCATCCACAGTCGGGTGAAGCAAAGGAGGAGCTTTCAGCACAGCGGAGAAAGGAGATTGAAGCTATTCGGAGAGCCATGGATGAAGAGAATGAGAGAATTGGAACAACAAAGTCCAGACAAAGTACAagcaaagaagaggaggagaggccTAAATGGTCCAGAG ACACTGAAAAGATCCAGAGCAGAGCCTCCCAACACGGAAAGTTTATCGACTTTGTAGCTGCAAAGCAACGCGAAGTCAGCAAGAAAGTTGCCAGTAAGCAAAA GAAGAGAAGTACAGAGCTGCTTCGTTTAATCGATCTGGATTTTTCCATGACTTTCTCCCTTTTGGATCTGCCGCCGGTCAATGAGTATGACATGTACATCAGAAACTTTGGAAATGCAAACACTAAACAG GCTTACGTTCAGTGTAATGAGGATAACACAGATCGAGACATCCAGACAGAGGAAATAGAGATGTCTGAGAAGTGGACGCAGCATCCTCCGGAGCGCAGTGGAGCATGTGGGG ATCCAAACCTCTCTAAGGAAGCACGAGACAAACAAAGAAGTGAAATGAACTATGATTCACAGCGTCTGGCATCATTTCTTCGCTCAGCCTCACAG GTCAtgattgtcctgctggaagaggATCAAGCTGAGAGAAAATCCCTGGAGAAACTGAGCACTCAGTCAGACACGTTGTCTTTCAGCGATGGAAGTTTACAGCTCATCACTGAGTTGCCTTTTCTTTATG ATCGCCAGATTAGCATGCTGCACTTTTCTCAGGTCCAAAAGCATACCATGCTGTCAGTTCACATGCCCACGACTAAACCCAACGCCAAGCATCTTGACAGCTGTACCATCATCTGCATCTGGAACATCTGGGAGCCATCCAGGCCTCAGAAGATCCTTGTTTATGAGTCTGAG ATCCAGTGTTGCTGTTTCAGCCCTGGAAAGGTCACGCTGGTGTTTGCAGGCACATCAGTCGGCTCTGTGGTGCTGTGGGACCTTAGGGAGCAGTCTAGTAACCACTATAGCTTAAAGATGGGGGAGGAAGAGTGGACATTCAGGCAGCCTACCTTCTCCACTG ATGCAGTGTTGGCCGCCTCAGGCCATTTGTCATCTGTGACCTCTGTAGAAGTTGTCCCCTCTGCActagcaggggagctgagggcaGACGTTCCACTGTTGGCATCCGAGGAAG AGTCATCAGGACTGTCATTCCAGCTGGCTTCTTTGGATGAAAGTGGAGTTTTAAATTTTTGG GTGGTGGTAGAGCTCCCAAAAGGCAACGAGGCAGGCTCTCCAACAGATCTGG GCCTCCGGCCTGGCGGCAAAGTGAAGTTGCTTCACAGCTCGTCCGTCCTCGCTGCTGAGAG TCTCAGGGGGTCACCGCGAGATGTAGTTAAAACAGGGCCGCTGCGCACGCTGCTTTTAAAATTCCTTCCAACAGACTCCAATCATTTCTTTATTGGCACCAACATG GGGCTGGTCCACCATGGAACGAGTCACGGTTTGAAAGCACCCCCCAAATTTTACAGGTTTCAGGAGGTTGAAGTGCAGCCTGTCGATGTCACCTCAATCCACTTTTCTCCCTTCAGACCACACTTGTTCTTG GTGGGTTGTGGCAATGGCAGCATCAGGCTGCATGCAGTCAGCCATGAGCAGCCTGTGGCACAGTGGAAGAACAGTACAGCTGGCGAACCGGTGGTCTCCCTGCAGTGGGCCCAGACCAGAGCGACGGTCTTCTGCGTACTCGATGCTGCATGTAACCTCCACATATGGGACCTGTTGAAAGATGACACACAGCCTGTGGTCACTGAGAGAATGAGTGCTGACAG GGTGACAGACATGGCTTTGTTTGGACaatctggaaaacaaaacacatattcAGGAGTAGCACTGGCACATGAGTCAGGGAAAATCGAAATGCAGTATTTCAAAAGAAGTTTAACTGTGTCCAGCACTGCAGAAGAGGAGAAGCTGTTGGAGAGAATGACGACTGAAGCCTTTTGA